The proteins below are encoded in one region of Candidatus Binataceae bacterium:
- the bioB gene encoding biotin synthase BioB yields MGSWERWDPQALAERVLAGEELERECARAVLNSPDEGLEELLRATLTVREAHFGRRVKLCMLRNARSGICPEDCGYCSQSRLSTAEIPVYKLQSLASLLEGAERAAASGARRYCMVTSGRGPSAADIEHLGEACERIRACHPQLELCLSLGLTSREQAEALKAAGAGWINHNLNTSRNFYPSICTTHTWDDRVATIENVRAAGLNTCAGGIVGMGESIEDVLDLAYATRRMHIDSVPVNFLNPIAGTPLAGRHDLTPQQCLRTLCLFRLLNPGAEVRAAGGREVGLGQWQKYALYAANSIFVDGYLTTPGMALEETRHLIESLGFEVEPGVN; encoded by the coding sequence ATGGGCAGTTGGGAGCGATGGGATCCGCAGGCGCTGGCCGAACGTGTGCTGGCCGGCGAGGAACTGGAGCGCGAGTGCGCGCGCGCCGTGCTGAACAGTCCGGATGAAGGCTTGGAGGAGTTGCTTCGAGCCACCTTGACTGTGCGCGAGGCCCATTTCGGCCGCCGGGTTAAACTCTGCATGCTGCGCAACGCCCGCAGCGGCATCTGCCCGGAAGACTGCGGCTATTGCTCGCAATCGCGCCTGTCGACTGCCGAGATCCCGGTGTACAAGCTGCAAAGCCTGGCTAGCTTGCTCGAAGGGGCCGAGCGCGCCGCCGCCTCCGGCGCGCGCCGCTACTGCATGGTGACCAGCGGGCGCGGCCCTAGCGCGGCCGATATCGAACATCTAGGCGAGGCCTGCGAACGGATCAGGGCGTGTCATCCGCAGCTGGAGCTGTGTTTGTCGCTGGGACTGACCTCGCGCGAGCAAGCCGAGGCGCTCAAGGCAGCGGGTGCGGGCTGGATCAATCACAATCTCAATACCAGCCGCAATTTCTACCCCAGCATTTGCACCACGCATACCTGGGACGATCGGGTAGCAACCATCGAAAACGTGCGCGCGGCCGGGCTTAACACCTGTGCCGGCGGGATTGTGGGCATGGGCGAGAGTATCGAGGATGTGTTGGATCTGGCCTATGCCACGCGGCGGATGCACATCGATTCAGTGCCGGTCAATTTTCTCAACCCTATCGCGGGCACGCCCTTGGCCGGGCGGCATGATCTGACGCCTCAACAATGCCTGCGCACCTTGTGCTTGTTTCGGCTGCTCAATCCCGGTGCCGAAGTGCGCGCGGCCGGTGGGCGCGAGGTGGGCCTTGGCCAATGGCAGAAGTACGCGCTGTATGCCGCCAACTCGATCTTCGTCGACGGGTATTTGACCACGCCGGGAATGGCTCTGGAGGAGACGCGCCACTTGATCGAAAGCCTTGGTTTCGAAGTCGAGCCGGGGGTCAATTAG
- a CDS encoding PqiC family protein — protein MNTARPYLLLLSLSLFAPLVAACSSLLAPVPDRTSYYILTPIAASATSPSTGSELTIGLGEIHLPAYLDRREMVTRIDANRLKIADNDLWAEPLSAAVRSVLNENLAQLLGPVRIVNYPWYSSTHVDYAVTLNATNFQCDTGRQCRVDAQWSISNQAGQMVCQGHSAITLTADSDSASAQAAALSQALGQMSRQIADSVSQASQAHAAAH, from the coding sequence ATGAACACAGCGCGTCCCTATCTACTACTGCTCAGCCTGAGCCTATTCGCCCCCCTGGTAGCCGCGTGCTCATCGCTTCTGGCTCCAGTGCCCGACCGCACTAGCTATTACATTCTCACTCCCATCGCCGCCAGCGCCACTTCGCCAAGCACCGGCTCGGAACTGACCATTGGACTGGGTGAGATTCATCTGCCCGCCTACCTGGACCGGCGAGAGATGGTCACCCGCATCGATGCCAACCGGTTGAAAATCGCCGATAACGATCTGTGGGCCGAGCCACTCAGCGCTGCGGTACGCTCGGTGCTGAACGAAAACCTGGCGCAATTGCTCGGTCCGGTACGGATCGTCAACTACCCCTGGTATAGCAGCACCCACGTCGATTACGCGGTCACGCTCAATGCCACTAACTTTCAGTGCGACACGGGCAGACAATGCCGGGTCGACGCGCAATGGAGCATCAGCAATCAGGCCGGGCAGATGGTCTGCCAGGGGCACAGCGCGATCACCCTCACGGCCGACTCCGATTCCGCCAGTGCCCAGGCTGCGGCGCTCAGCCAAGCCTTGGGGCAAATGAGTCGGCAGATAGCCGACTCCGTCTCGCAGGCCTCGCAAGCGCACGCCGCCGCCCACTGA
- a CDS encoding SCP2 sterol-binding domain-containing protein — MPSSCQAIFAAMPSSFKPEAAQGLDATYQFDLSGEGGGKWYVVIKDQTCQVHEGSHTSPSVTLSMTAQDYVDMINGQANGQVLFMTGRLRIAGDLGLAIRMQSLFQQG, encoded by the coding sequence ATGCCATCCAGTTGTCAGGCGATTTTTGCTGCTATGCCCAGCAGCTTCAAGCCCGAAGCTGCACAGGGACTGGATGCTACCTATCAGTTCGACCTCTCGGGTGAGGGGGGCGGCAAATGGTACGTGGTGATCAAAGACCAGACTTGCCAGGTGCATGAGGGAAGTCATACCTCGCCCAGTGTCACGCTTTCGATGACCGCGCAAGATTACGTGGATATGATAAACGGCCAAGCTAATGGCCAAGTCCTTTTTATGACGGGCCGTTTGCGTATCGCTGGCGATTTAGGCTTGGCGATCAGAATGCAGAGCCTCTTCCAACAAGGCTGA
- a CDS encoding Rrf2 family transcriptional regulator: MQLTYHTDYALRVLMYLAVTDQPMANVAEIAERYDISRNHLVKVVHNLARGGFIRTYRGKGGGIELARPPEQINIGSVVRYTEGRFKPVECFDASRNRCLITGACGLVEALEEACESFLTVLDRYSLANLVRRRTSLARLLAPRSSLN; encoded by the coding sequence ATGCAGCTTACCTATCATACCGATTACGCCTTGCGGGTCCTGATGTACTTGGCTGTGACCGACCAGCCGATGGCCAACGTGGCCGAGATCGCCGAGCGGTATGATATCTCGCGCAATCATCTGGTGAAGGTCGTGCATAATTTGGCTCGCGGCGGATTCATAAGGACCTATCGCGGCAAGGGGGGTGGGATCGAGTTGGCACGGCCACCCGAGCAGATCAATATTGGCAGCGTGGTGCGCTACACTGAGGGTAGATTTAAACCGGTGGAATGTTTCGACGCGAGTCGTAATCGCTGTTTGATTACCGGCGCCTGCGGCCTAGTGGAGGCGCTGGAGGAAGCGTGCGAAAGTTTCCTGACCGTACTCGATCGCTATTCCCTGGCCAACTTGGTGCGCCGGCGCACGAGCCTGGCCAGACTGCTGGCACCGCGCTCAAGCCTTAACTGA
- the selA gene encoding L-seryl-tRNA(Sec) selenium transferase: MASKAQVPPAPRSSALRLMPSVDECLNALAGEPALSAVNRARIVEAVRAAQTALREQASAGHLERDLPRAAMVARIVSEARGRLLDQTASWQPVINATGVVIHTNLGRALLAEAAAEAVARAAREPIDLEFDLASGSRGDRDRLVEEDLRALCGAPAATVVNNNAAAVLLALDTLARGREVIVSRGELIEIGGSFRIPDVMEKSGARLREVGTTNRTHLKDYAQAIGPDTALMLKVHPSNYRVVGFTAAVELRELCELGRRQGIAVMEDLGSGALIDLRPLGLKYEPVVQERIAAGADLVCFSGDKLLGGPQAGILVGRSDLIERIKANPLKRALRCDKLTLVALAATLQLYRWAAEPAHELPSLRFLSRGAEELESCAQQACAILRQRLDSEFTITVAPSTSEVGSGSMPGEELPTRVLRITHPHYSPQRIAAWFRSARPPVIGRIQEGAFQLDVRTIDDPARLAIELPPL; this comes from the coding sequence GTGGCGAGCAAAGCTCAGGTACCGCCGGCGCCGCGGTCCAGCGCCTTGCGGCTGATGCCGTCGGTGGACGAATGCCTCAACGCCCTGGCGGGCGAGCCGGCATTGAGCGCAGTCAACCGGGCCCGCATCGTCGAAGCAGTGCGCGCCGCGCAAACCGCGCTGCGAGAGCAGGCTAGTGCAGGCCACTTGGAGCGCGACCTGCCGCGCGCGGCCATGGTGGCGCGGATCGTGAGTGAAGCGCGCGGGCGCTTGCTTGACCAAACTGCCAGTTGGCAACCTGTGATCAATGCCACTGGGGTGGTAATCCATACCAATCTGGGCCGTGCGTTGCTGGCCGAGGCTGCGGCCGAAGCAGTGGCACGGGCCGCCCGTGAGCCGATCGATCTAGAATTTGATCTTGCCAGTGGTAGCCGTGGAGACCGCGATCGGCTGGTTGAGGAGGATCTGCGCGCGCTATGCGGCGCGCCTGCCGCCACGGTGGTCAACAACAACGCGGCCGCGGTGCTGCTGGCCCTGGACACGCTGGCGCGCGGGCGAGAAGTAATCGTTTCGCGAGGAGAGTTGATCGAGATCGGTGGCTCCTTTCGGATCCCTGACGTGATGGAAAAAAGCGGTGCCCGCCTGCGCGAGGTCGGGACCACCAATCGCACCCATCTTAAAGATTATGCCCAGGCGATCGGACCCGACACCGCGCTAATGCTCAAGGTGCATCCCTCCAATTATCGGGTGGTGGGCTTCACCGCCGCGGTGGAATTGCGCGAACTGTGTGAATTAGGCCGCCGCCAAGGAATCGCAGTGATGGAGGATCTGGGGTCGGGAGCGCTGATCGATTTGCGCCCGCTGGGGCTCAAGTACGAACCGGTGGTACAGGAACGGATCGCGGCCGGGGCCGATTTGGTGTGTTTCTCGGGCGACAAGCTTTTGGGTGGACCGCAGGCCGGCATCCTGGTCGGCCGCAGCGACCTGATCGAGCGGATCAAGGCTAATCCGCTCAAGCGCGCGTTGCGCTGTGACAAACTGACGCTAGTTGCGTTAGCGGCTACTTTGCAGCTTTATCGCTGGGCCGCCGAGCCCGCACACGAGCTCCCAAGCTTGCGCTTTTTGTCCCGCGGCGCGGAGGAATTAGAGAGTTGCGCGCAACAGGCGTGCGCGATTTTGCGCCAGCGCCTGGACTCCGAGTTTACGATCACGGTGGCCCCGTCCACCTCTGAGGTCGGCTCGGGTTCGATGCCCGGTGAAGAGCTACCGACCCGGGTTCTCAGAATCACCCATCCACATTATTCGCCCCAGCGAATCGCGGCTTGGTTCCGAAGCGCGCGCCCGCCGGTAATCGGCCGCATCCAGGAGGGTGCCTTCCAGCTCGACGTGCGCACCATTGACGATCCGGCACGGCTGGCCATCGAGCTGCCTCCGCTCTGA
- a CDS encoding aromatic ring-hydroxylating dioxygenase subunit alpha — protein sequence MLSEAANRIFTQVGPGTPMGELMRRYWHPIAAVTEMEENPVKAVRLMGEDLVLFRDQQGSYGLLDRHCPHRRADLSYGWVEECGLRCNYHGWAFDAQGRCVAQPYEEQADPNSHFKEKINIKHYQAAERAGLVWAYMGPQPAPLVPNWEPFTWRNGFRQIVYADIPCNWFQCQENSIDPVHFEWMHDNWGKKLRHEGGVAPRHLKIAFDEFDYGFTYRRIREGAGEDHPLWTIGRVCLWPNALFTGGHFEWRVPVDDENTFSVTWCFDPVPRDRHPYVQEKIPYWRGPIKDPRTGRWISTHIMNQDFIAWVGQGTIADRTQEHLGASDVGVLSLRKRFLADLDAIKRGEDPKATIRDIETNRCVRLPIAERDYHENGPTREEYEARVKALGNRRAYPFQTGQPPEVTRAFEDALGIKVEA from the coding sequence ATGCTGAGCGAAGCCGCCAACCGGATCTTTACCCAGGTCGGTCCCGGAACTCCGATGGGCGAATTGATGCGCCGCTACTGGCATCCGATCGCAGCGGTCACCGAGATGGAGGAAAATCCGGTCAAGGCGGTGCGCCTGATGGGCGAAGACCTGGTGCTCTTTCGCGACCAGCAAGGCAGCTACGGCCTGCTGGATCGCCATTGCCCCCATCGTCGCGCCGACCTGTCCTACGGATGGGTGGAAGAATGCGGCCTACGCTGCAATTATCACGGCTGGGCCTTCGACGCGCAGGGCCGCTGCGTGGCGCAACCGTACGAGGAACAGGCCGATCCCAACAGCCATTTCAAGGAAAAGATCAACATCAAACATTATCAGGCCGCCGAACGCGCCGGCCTAGTGTGGGCCTACATGGGGCCGCAGCCGGCGCCCCTGGTCCCCAACTGGGAGCCTTTCACCTGGCGTAACGGTTTTCGCCAAATCGTCTATGCCGACATTCCCTGCAACTGGTTCCAATGCCAGGAGAATTCGATCGACCCAGTCCATTTCGAATGGATGCACGATAACTGGGGCAAGAAGCTGCGCCACGAGGGCGGCGTCGCACCTCGGCATCTAAAGATCGCCTTCGACGAGTTCGATTACGGTTTTACCTACCGGCGCATCCGCGAGGGGGCCGGCGAAGACCATCCCTTGTGGACCATCGGGCGCGTCTGCTTATGGCCGAACGCACTGTTTACCGGCGGCCATTTCGAATGGAGGGTGCCGGTGGACGACGAGAACACCTTCAGCGTGACCTGGTGTTTCGACCCGGTGCCGCGCGATCGCCACCCCTATGTGCAGGAGAAAATCCCCTATTGGCGCGGTCCGATTAAAGATCCACGCACCGGGCGTTGGATTTCCACCCATATTATGAACCAGGATTTCATCGCCTGGGTCGGGCAAGGAACGATTGCCGATCGCACTCAGGAGCATCTGGGCGCCAGCGATGTAGGCGTGCTGTCGCTCCGCAAGCGCTTTTTGGCCGACCTCGATGCGATCAAGCGAGGCGAGGATCCCAAGGCCACGATTCGTGATATCGAGACCAACCGCTGCGTAAGATTGCCGATCGCCGAACGCGATTACCATGAAAATGGACCCACCCGCGAGGAATACGAAGCGCGGGTCAAAGCGTTGGGAAACCGACGCGCCTATCCGTTTCAGACTGGCCAGCCGCCCGAGGTAACCCGCGCCTTCGAAGACGCCCTAGGCATCAAGGTTGAGGCCTGA
- a CDS encoding FtsX-like permease family protein, whose protein sequence is MAAESRPARRALMGYEALIALRYLGSRRKSAFVSITSFFTAIGLTLGVAALTITLAVMNGFEANLRMRVLSLTPQVEVVRFGGLTDYQRAVARADRVPGVAGADPFIIGEAMLTSPTAASGVVVRGVDPSNPNSIVQLQNYVIAGNLGRLGQAQPAQTSLMGWIAIGQSLAKKLHTSVGQQVKIVSPIVSASGAAVTATSAPLGVGALFNSGVQFIDDNLIFMDLSEAQAFFGRPQRVDGIEIRLRDLSQTALVTARLRRVFPFPEYRVRNWIELNQAASAGFAMLKTVYSLVLTLLIGVAAFNLVAMLIMVVMEKRRDIAILMAMGATRGAIRRIFMLKGLVVGALGTAAGLALGAMGCDALARFHFIHLPRDIYGISTLPVAPSLAAFAWVAVAAMGLCLVATIYPARQASRQLPVEIIRWE, encoded by the coding sequence ATGGCGGCGGAAAGTCGCCCAGCGCGGCGTGCGCTGATGGGTTACGAAGCGCTGATCGCGCTGCGCTATTTGGGCTCCCGGCGTAAATCCGCGTTTGTGTCCATCACCAGTTTCTTCACCGCCATCGGCCTCACCCTGGGAGTCGCCGCGCTGACCATTACCTTGGCGGTGATGAACGGGTTTGAGGCCAATCTGCGCATGCGCGTGCTCAGTCTAACCCCCCAGGTTGAAGTGGTCCGCTTCGGCGGCTTAACCGATTATCAGCGAGCGGTGGCTCGGGCCGACCGCGTGCCCGGCGTGGCCGGCGCGGATCCGTTTATCATCGGCGAAGCGATGTTGACTTCGCCCACCGCAGCTAGCGGAGTGGTGGTGCGCGGGGTCGATCCCTCCAACCCCAACTCAATCGTGCAGTTGCAAAATTATGTTATTGCCGGCAACCTCGGACGCCTGGGGCAGGCTCAACCCGCGCAAACCTCGCTCATGGGCTGGATCGCGATCGGGCAGAGTTTGGCTAAAAAGCTGCATACAAGCGTCGGGCAACAGGTCAAGATCGTCTCGCCCATCGTATCGGCTTCAGGTGCCGCGGTCACCGCGACCAGCGCGCCGCTGGGAGTAGGCGCACTGTTCAATTCCGGCGTCCAATTTATTGATGACAATCTGATCTTCATGGATTTGAGCGAAGCTCAGGCCTTTTTCGGCCGCCCGCAGCGGGTGGATGGGATCGAGATTCGACTGCGTGACCTTTCTCAAACCGCCTTGGTCACCGCGCGGCTGCGCCGAGTTTTTCCCTTTCCTGAGTACCGTGTGCGCAACTGGATCGAGCTTAATCAGGCCGCCTCGGCCGGCTTTGCGATGCTCAAGACAGTGTACAGTTTGGTGCTGACACTGCTGATCGGGGTAGCCGCTTTCAATTTGGTGGCTATGTTGATCATGGTTGTGATGGAAAAGCGGCGCGACATCGCCATCCTGATGGCGATGGGTGCGACACGTGGCGCCATCCGCCGAATCTTCATGCTCAAGGGGCTGGTGGTAGGAGCGCTCGGCACGGCCGCCGGCCTGGCGCTAGGCGCAATGGGCTGCGACGCCCTGGCTCGCTTCCATTTCATTCATCTCCCGCGCGACATTTACGGCATCTCAACCCTGCCGGTTGCCCCCTCCCTGGCCGCCTTCGCCTGGGTCGCAGTGGCTGCGATGGGATTATGCCTAGTCGCCACGATCTATCCCGCGCGCCAAGCCTCGCGACAATTGCCGGTGGAGATTATCCGCTGGGAATAA
- a CDS encoding hemerythrin domain-containing protein — MGASREEGLLTGMLTREHRKLDDLWGQALTTLKGEVTAAGTPLECFANELRRHIRDEEEIFFPGFEERTGLTAGPTAVMRMEHRQLEVLLQALAAGVHGGASDRLGEHAAALSSLLDSHDKKEEGMLYPMMDRVFDEDDGLALLARAGLKRGPQ; from the coding sequence ATGGGCGCATCTAGGGAAGAGGGATTGTTGACTGGCATGCTTACCCGCGAGCACCGAAAGCTCGATGACCTCTGGGGTCAGGCGTTGACGACGCTGAAGGGCGAGGTCACGGCGGCCGGCACACCGCTGGAGTGCTTTGCTAACGAATTGCGCCGACATATTCGAGATGAAGAGGAAATATTCTTTCCTGGCTTCGAAGAGCGCACCGGCCTCACCGCCGGGCCAACCGCGGTAATGCGGATGGAGCATCGGCAACTCGAAGTGCTGCTTCAGGCGCTGGCGGCGGGCGTGCATGGCGGGGCCTCGGATCGGCTCGGCGAGCATGCGGCGGCGCTTTCCAGCCTACTCGATAGCCACGACAAAAAAGAAGAGGGGATGCTCTATCCCATGATGGACCGGGTGTTTGACGAGGACGACGGTTTGGCCCTCTTGGCGCGGGCCGGACTTAAACGCGGTCCGCAATAA
- a CDS encoding 5-methyltetrahydropteroyltriglutamate--homocysteine S-methyltransferase: MASSAPHNPPFRAEHVGSFLRPPALLAAREEFKAGRLPAARLRELEDEAIGKVVAYQEELGLQSITDGEYRREVFYADFYARGLGGIAMGHDPEIDQTFFIDTSGNKIPIPQPVVNGRMRWHGPIHVDDFNFIRARTQRTPKITIPSPTIIHLRASRKNISREVYPEIELFWDDIVEAFQKELQALAAAGCTYVQMDETTLCALSDPAGWERLRRRGEDPHKLLYEVYPAVINRALEGRPPQIHLALHLCRGNNLSSWTSEGGYDPFAEMLFNRLNVDSYFLEYDTPRAGSFEPLRQVPKHKTVVLGLVSTKFPELEAKDALKRRIEEAGKYIALDQCCLSPQCGFASTIPGNLITPEQQSAKLRLVIETAREVWG; encoded by the coding sequence ATGGCCAGTTCAGCGCCGCACAATCCTCCGTTCCGTGCCGAGCACGTAGGAAGCTTTTTGCGCCCGCCCGCCCTGCTGGCCGCGCGCGAGGAGTTCAAGGCTGGCCGGCTGCCGGCGGCCCGGCTGCGCGAGCTCGAAGACGAGGCGATCGGTAAGGTAGTCGCTTATCAAGAAGAGCTCGGCTTACAATCGATCACCGACGGCGAGTACCGGCGCGAGGTTTTCTACGCCGATTTCTACGCCCGCGGCCTGGGCGGAATCGCGATGGGTCACGACCCCGAGATCGATCAGACCTTCTTTATCGATACAAGCGGCAACAAGATTCCCATTCCGCAGCCGGTGGTCAACGGGCGGATGCGCTGGCACGGGCCGATCCACGTCGATGACTTCAACTTCATCCGCGCGCGCACCCAGCGCACGCCCAAGATCACGATTCCCTCGCCGACCATTATCCATCTGCGCGCCAGCCGCAAAAACATCAGCCGTGAGGTCTACCCCGAGATCGAGCTGTTTTGGGACGATATCGTCGAAGCCTTCCAAAAAGAGCTGCAGGCGCTGGCCGCGGCCGGTTGTACCTACGTCCAGATGGACGAAACCACGCTGTGTGCGTTGAGCGATCCGGCCGGATGGGAGCGGTTGCGCCGGCGCGGCGAAGACCCGCACAAGCTGCTATACGAGGTGTATCCGGCGGTGATCAACCGGGCGCTGGAGGGTCGCCCGCCCCAGATCCATCTAGCGCTCCATCTGTGCCGCGGCAACAACCTCAGCTCCTGGACCTCCGAAGGCGGCTACGATCCGTTTGCCGAGATGCTCTTCAACCGGCTCAACGTCGATTCCTACTTCCTGGAATACGACACCCCGCGCGCCGGCAGTTTCGAGCCGCTGCGCCAAGTGCCTAAGCACAAGACGGTAGTGCTGGGACTGGTTTCGACCAAGTTTCCCGAACTGGAGGCCAAAGACGCGCTCAAGCGCCGCATCGAGGAGGCAGGCAAATATATTGCCCTGGATCAGTGCTGCCTGAGTCCGCAATGCGGCTTTGCCAGCACCATCCCCGGCAATCTCATCACGCCCGAACAGCAGAGCGCCAAGCTGCGCCTGGTGATCGAGACCGCGCGCGAGGTCTGGGGTTAG
- a CDS encoding BON domain-containing protein yields MKRCPECDRTYPDSERFCATDGVALVSGAEAAGERATQRMVSPQEAAPVPTQAAAVECPVCGGRALPGEEVCSFCGARLTAGGATSSPPLPPPLRPSSALGGYNLGTPGQTQTFDDDRPQAQVSSWRWLSWIGYVLAALIALTAGAWFAWHLNSRATRMAAAPSPSAISSPAVNSGPVAALAAYTQVQVTGESADDPARNSDAAIKVFNQNKAGLLDVYRNALAGDPKAHDGLLVNLTVTPDGSVTAGAIQTSTSPNPALDGDVIKTMMGWHYTPFSGSSVQISYPVVMARNPDERSTVDSALADKIAHMNSGESPEYANAPAVPAPAPSAAAASPAATAGAGVASLGPSAPPVAPEPIAPPVARPPLHRERPPVRHVARPPRPKPTLLARVQERLRADRRFGRVGVYTNGGGVVTLYGKVFDDKAKRLAVKAARGVDGVSDVIDNLHTDTAEWAAEQSLVLQKLQGAGLTKVTVQIIGHDAYLDGEVSSNLERERAVTIAESAAPVTVRTNLIRVVPKGIFGF; encoded by the coding sequence ATGAAGCGCTGCCCGGAATGCGACCGAACTTACCCTGACAGCGAGCGCTTTTGCGCCACCGACGGTGTGGCCTTGGTCAGCGGCGCGGAGGCGGCGGGCGAACGCGCTACCCAGCGCATGGTCTCGCCGCAGGAGGCGGCGCCGGTGCCGACGCAAGCCGCCGCGGTGGAATGTCCCGTATGCGGGGGCAGGGCTTTGCCCGGCGAGGAAGTCTGCTCGTTTTGCGGAGCTCGGCTGACGGCCGGCGGAGCGACGTCATCGCCGCCGCTGCCGCCGCCGTTGCGGCCCTCCTCGGCGCTGGGCGGCTATAATTTGGGGACGCCAGGGCAGACGCAGACCTTCGACGACGATCGGCCTCAAGCGCAAGTTTCGTCTTGGCGATGGCTCAGTTGGATAGGCTATGTGCTGGCCGCTCTCATCGCGTTGACGGCGGGTGCCTGGTTTGCCTGGCATCTCAATTCAAGGGCCACCCGCATGGCGGCTGCGCCTTCGCCCTCGGCGATCAGCTCACCGGCGGTGAATAGTGGTCCGGTGGCGGCGCTGGCGGCCTATACGCAAGTCCAGGTCACGGGGGAATCGGCCGATGATCCGGCGCGCAATTCCGATGCCGCTATCAAAGTATTCAACCAGAACAAGGCGGGCCTGCTCGATGTCTATCGTAACGCCTTGGCAGGCGACCCTAAGGCGCACGACGGACTGCTGGTTAATTTGACCGTAACGCCCGACGGCAGCGTTACCGCCGGCGCAATCCAGACCTCGACTTCGCCCAACCCGGCCCTGGACGGCGATGTCATCAAGACCATGATGGGCTGGCATTACACTCCTTTTTCCGGCAGCTCGGTGCAGATCAGCTACCCGGTCGTGATGGCGCGCAATCCAGATGAACGCTCTACGGTGGACTCGGCGCTGGCTGACAAGATTGCGCATATGAATAGCGGTGAAAGTCCCGAGTACGCCAATGCCCCAGCAGTGCCCGCGCCTGCCCCCAGCGCGGCCGCTGCCAGCCCGGCCGCTACGGCGGGTGCTGGCGTGGCTTCGCTGGGGCCCAGCGCACCGCCTGTGGCGCCCGAGCCGATCGCACCGCCGGTGGCACGACCACCGCTTCATCGGGAGCGGCCGCCGGTTCGTCACGTGGCGCGTCCGCCGCGCCCGAAGCCCACGCTGCTGGCGCGCGTGCAGGAACGGTTGCGTGCCGACCGTCGCTTTGGACGGGTCGGGGTTTACACCAACGGGGGCGGAGTGGTGACGCTGTATGGCAAGGTATTCGACGACAAGGCCAAGCGGCTGGCGGTCAAAGCGGCGCGTGGCGTGGATGGGGTCAGCGACGTAATCGACAATCTGCATACCGATACCGCCGAGTGGGCGGCGGAGCAAAGTTTGGTGCTGCAGAAATTGCAGGGTGCGGGACTCACCAAGGTTACGGTTCAGATCATTGGTCACGATGCGTACCTGGACGGCGAGGTGAGCAGTAACCTGGAGCGCGAACGGGCGGTAACAATCGCGGAGAGCGCCGCGCCGGTGACGGTGCGCACCAACCTCATACGAGTGGTCCCCAAAGGCATTTTCGGCTTCTAA
- a CDS encoding dihydrodipicolinate synthase family protein, with translation MAPLGFQPQGVIPACLLPFDRDLQIDPAAYRRHLRDITAVAGLSAITVNAHASEVASCSFEEQRWVLDLTLEEIGDRLPIVQGVYADGSLEAARLARMAQAAGASALLVFPPAPFTMGAQRRPAMALAHFETIAQASDLPLIAFQYPLAGGQGYPLETLVMLSERIPSLCAIKDWCNDVVLHERHIRVLQHLPRPLSVLTTHSAWLMSSLVLGCRGILSGSGSVIADLHVALWSAFQAGDLSAARSLYERIYPLAQVFYAPPLVDMHNRMKVALAILGRLPCAAVRPPLVALEADECRRIREALQAAGVEPHGAIARAA, from the coding sequence ATGGCACCGCTTGGTTTTCAGCCTCAAGGCGTAATTCCAGCCTGCCTGTTGCCTTTCGATCGCGACCTCCAGATCGACCCTGCCGCCTACCGGCGCCATCTGCGCGACATAACGGCGGTGGCCGGTCTGAGCGCGATCACGGTCAACGCCCACGCTTCGGAAGTGGCCTCGTGCAGCTTCGAGGAGCAGCGTTGGGTGTTGGACTTAACGCTTGAGGAAATCGGCGACCGGCTGCCGATCGTGCAAGGCGTGTACGCCGACGGCTCGCTGGAAGCCGCGCGCCTGGCGCGAATGGCGCAAGCGGCCGGCGCTTCCGCCCTCTTGGTTTTTCCCCCGGCGCCCTTCACGATGGGCGCCCAGCGGCGACCTGCGATGGCGTTGGCTCACTTCGAGACTATCGCCCAGGCCAGCGATCTACCTTTGATCGCGTTTCAATATCCGCTGGCCGGCGGCCAGGGTTATCCCCTGGAGACGTTGGTGATGCTGTCCGAGCGCATCCCTAGCCTGTGCGCGATCAAGGATTGGTGCAACGACGTCGTGCTGCACGAGCGCCACATCCGGGTACTGCAACACCTGCCCCGCCCGCTCAGCGTGCTGACCACCCACAGCGCCTGGCTGATGAGTTCCCTGGTACTGGGCTGCCGCGGCATCTTGTCGGGCAGCGGTAGCGTTATCGCGGACCTTCACGTCGCGCTGTGGAGCGCATTCCAGGCCGGCGATCTGAGCGCCGCCCGCAGCCTCTACGAGCGCATCTATCCCCTGGCGCAAGTCTTTTACGCACCCCCGCTGGTGGACATGCACAATCGGATGAAAGTCGCGCTCGCCATTCTGGGGCGCTTGCCCTGCGCCGCCGTGCGACCGCCGCTGGTCGCGCTGGAAGCAGACGAATGCCGGCGCATCCGCGAGGCCCTCCAAGCCGCCGGCGTTGAACCGCACGGCGCGATTGCCCGCGCCGCCTGA